Sequence from the Maribellus comscasis genome:
CCAGAATTATATAATTATTATTGATAAATTCTGAATCAGCTAAAGTTTTAACTTTTATAAAGGTCAATACTTTATCGTCGGGTTCAATATTTAATATATTTTGAATTGCACGTCCTTTTGAAGATCGGGTTCCTTCAGGGATTTGATATACTTTAAGCCAGTAGCATTTTCCTTTTTCTGTAAAAAGCAACAAAGTATTATGCATCGATGCAATAAAAATGTGCTCAAGGAAATCTTCATCGCGGGTAGAGCCTCCTTTGGAACCAACTCCTCCCCTTCCCTGTGTGCGGAATTCAGTTAACGGAGTACGTTTAATATATCCCAGGTGCGAAATGGTAATAACCATATCATCATCTGCGTAAAAATCTTCGGGATTAAACTCTTCCGCATTTGGAACTACTTCTGTGCGTCTTTCATCACCATATTTCTTTTTTACCTCAAGCAATTCTTCTTTGATAATATCCATACGCAACGATTTATCAGCAAGAATTTCTTTGAGATGTTCGATTTGCTTCATGATATCTTCATATTCCGCACGGAGCTTATCCTGTTCCAGACCCGTTAATTGTCTCAATCGCATGTCAACAATCGCACGTGCCTGAATTTCAGTTAATTCAAACTTCTCTATTAATCGTTCCCTTGCTTCGTCGGGTGTTGCTGAAGATCGGATAATGGCAATAACTTCATCAATATTGTCACTGGCAATAATCAATCCCTGTAAAATATGCGCACGTTTTTCAGCCTGTTCCAGTTCGTACTGTGTTCGTCTGACAACAATTTCGTGGCGATGCTCCACAAAATGAAAAATTAAATCTTTTATGTTTAGCATCTTTGGCCGCCCATTTACCAGGGCAATGTTATTTACATTAAACGATGTTTGTAATTGTGTATATTTATACAATTTGTTTAACACCACATTGCTCATCGCGTCGCGTTTGATATCATAAACCACACGCATACCTTCTCTGCCCGACTCATCGTTAACATTTGAAATTCCCTCAATTTTCTTTTCGTTAACCAAATCGGCTGTTTTTTGAATCATCTCAGCACGGTTAACAAGATATGGAATTTCAGTAACGATTATTTTCTCGCGGCCGTTCTCGTTTTCGATATGTGCTTTTCCCCGGATTACAATCCGGCCTCTTCCGGTTTCATACGATTCTTTTACTCCCTGGTAGCCGTATATTATTCCACCTGTTGGAAAATCAGGCGCCTTAATAATTTCTATTATTTCGTCAATTGTAATTTCGTTGTTTTCTATAAATGCAATTGTAGCATCAATAGTATCTGAAAGATTGTGAGGTGGCATGTTTGTTGCCATCCCAACCGCAATTCCCGACGCACCATTAACGATAAGTTGCGGAATCCGGGTAGGCAAAACAGTAGGTTCATTTAATGATTCATCAAAATTAGGCTGAAAGTCCACTGTATTTTTATCCAAATCAGCCAGCGTTTCTTCAGCAATTCTTGCCATTCTTGCTTCAGTATAACGCATCGCTGCCGGACTATCACCATCAACAGAACCAAAGTTTCCCTGGCCATCAATCAACGGATATCTCAGCGACCAGTGCTGAGCCATACGTACCATTGTAAAATATACTGAAGAATCACCATGAGGGTGATATTTACCAAGAACTTCCCCAACAATTCTGGCAGATTTTTTATATGGACGATTGGAAAGTATTCCCAAATCATTCATTCCGTATAATACTCTTCGATGAACCGGTTTAAATCCATCCCTCACATCGGGTAACGCTCTTGAAACAATAACCGACATTGAATAATCAATATAGGCAGACTTCATCTGCTCCTCTATGTTTATTCTGATAATCTTTTCACCTTCAATCATTTATATCTCCTTTCAAAATAAATTACCAATAATTTAAAAGACCCACAAAAATAGTAAAAATCCACGGTATTCGGGCGTTTTTACTACTGTTTTGGTGGATAGTAACAAGAAGATATCAACAATTTAACTGTCAATAATTCAGCATTTCAATAATAGATTTAATAACTTATGACATTATCGCTAACTTTGCGGTTGATTTTTCAGTATTTTAGTAAGTCAACTTTTGGGAACAATTGTTGTTGATTAAATAAAAAATGATATTTGTATGGATTCACAATTTTCACCAAGGATTAAAGATATAATTGGATATAGCAGAGAAGAAGCCATTCGCTTGGGAAACGATTATATTGGTCAGGAGCATCTGTTTCTTGGAATTTTAAGAGACGGAGAAGGCACCGCAACTGATATTTTAGTGAATTTGGGCGTTGATTTGGGAGAGATTAAACAACTAATTGAGAAAAAAATACGGTCTGACAAAGAAATTAACCAGAAAGCAGATTTAGTTATGCTGAAGTCGGCCGAAAAATCATTAAAACTCATTTATTTGGAAGCGCGCTCATTTAAAAGCACAACGGCTAACAGCGGGCATTTGTTACTGGCCATTTTAAAAGATAATGAGAATATTGTCACTCAATTGCTGGTTGAGTTTGGTATCAATTATTATATCGTAAAATCACAACTGCAGGACTACAAAGGGCCGATCGCAAAATCGGATTTTCCTGAAAGTGATGATGATGACACAAACGAGCCTTTTTCAAAAGGTCCCGGAGGTTCCGGAGCAAAAAAGAGTACAACCTCAAAATCAGAAACACCCGTTTTGGATAATTTTGGCATTGATATTACCAAGCTGGCAGAGGAGAACAATCTTGACCCTATCGTTGGGCGTGAAAGGGAAATCGAGCGCCTGGCCCAGATTCTGAGCCGGAGAAAAAAGAATAATCCTATTCTTATCGGAGAACCTGGCGTAGGAAAATCTGCAATTGCAGAGGGATTAGCATTGCGTATTATCAGTAAAAAAGTTTCGCGAATACTATTTGATAAAAGAGTCGTAAGTTTGGATATCGCTTCAATTGTTGCGGGAACAAAATACAGGGGGCAGTTTGAGGAAAGAATGAAAGCGATTTTAAACGAGTTAACAAAAGTAAACAACGTAATTCTTTTTATCGATGAAATTCATACGATTGTAGGAGCCGGCGGTGCAACAGGTTCGCTTGATGCTGCCAACATGCTAAAACCGGCACTGGCACGCGGCGATATCCAATGTATCGGGGCAACAACGCTCGATGAGTATCGTCAACATATTGAAAAAGACGGTGCGCTTGAACGTCGTTTCCAAAAGGTGATGGTTGAACCTACGTCGATGGAAGAAACCGTCGAGATATTGAATAACATTAAAAGCAGATATGAAGATCACCACAATGTGAATTACACTGAGGAAGCATTGGATGCCTGTGTAAAACTTACTGCACGTTATATTTCCGACAGATATTTACCCGACAAAGCAATTGATGCATTGGATGAAGCAGGCTCAAGGGTACATATTTCAAATATCAACGTTCCGGATAATATTCTGAAGCTGGAAGAAAAGATAGAAAAGATAAAAGAAGACAAAATATTAGCTGTAAAAAGTCAGAATTTTGAATTGGCTGCTGACTTTAGAGATAAAGAAAAAAATTTCCTTCAGTTGCTTGAAAATGAAAAAGTAGCGTGGGAAAAGGAATTGGCAACACACCGTGAGACAGTTGACGAACACAAAGTTGCTGAAGTAGTTGCAATGATGTCGGGCGTTCCTGTTCAACGAATTGCACAGGCGGAAGGTAAACGGCTAATGAACATGGAAGCCGATTTGAAAAACAGAGTTATCGGACAGGATGAAGCGATTCAAAAAATTGTTCGGGCTATTCAGCGAAACAGGGCTGGATTAAAAGATCCAAACCGCCCCATCGGTTCATTTATCTTTTTGGGGCCAACAGGCGTAGGAAAAACGCAGTTGGCAAAGGTACTAACTACTTATTTGTTCGATAGTATCGACTCACTGATTCGGATTGACATGAGTGAATATATGGAGAAGTTTTCTGTATCCAGAATTGTTGGAGCGCCTCCGGGATACGTTGGGTATGAAGAAGGTGGTCAGCTAACTGAAAAAGTAAGAAGAAAACCTTATTCTGTTGTATTACTCGATGAAATTGAAAAAGCACATCCCGATGTATTTCATCTTTTACTTCAATTGCTTGATGAAGGAAGATTGACTGACAGCTTAGGAAGAAGTGTTGATTTTAGAAACACGATTATTATAATGACTTCGAACATTGGTACAAGACAACTCAAAGACTTTGGCCGCGGTGTTGGTTTTTCCACAAACCAATCTGCTGAAAAAGACAATGAAAACGCGAAGTATATTATTCAAAAAGCATTAAAGAAGGCATTCGCGCCTGAGTTTTTAAATCGGATAGATGATGTGATAATGTTCAACACCTTGGATAAGAAGCATATTCACAAAATTATCGATATTGAAATTAAAGACTTGTATAAACGTGTTGAATCGTTAAATTATAAATTAAAAATTTCTCCTGCTGCCAAAGACTTTATTGCTGAAAAAGGATTTGATCCGCAATTTGGAGCACGACCATTAAAAAGAGCAATCCAGAAATATCTGGAAGATGAAATGGCGGAGATTATTATTAAGGCATCAATTACAGAAGGAGATACAATTTCTGTTGGTTTTGACAAAAAGAACGAGAAATTGCTGATGCGAATTTTATCAAACAAAAAGGAACTAAGTAAGTAATATAAAGGCCTGATTTTTCAGGCTTTTTTTTGCCTTTTTACCGCGGGAACAGGCAACACTTTAATTCTTTCCCCACGTCAAGTCGAAATTGGTCTGCAAAGAAGA
This genomic interval carries:
- a CDS encoding ATP-dependent Clp protease ATP-binding subunit, encoding MDSQFSPRIKDIIGYSREEAIRLGNDYIGQEHLFLGILRDGEGTATDILVNLGVDLGEIKQLIEKKIRSDKEINQKADLVMLKSAEKSLKLIYLEARSFKSTTANSGHLLLAILKDNENIVTQLLVEFGINYYIVKSQLQDYKGPIAKSDFPESDDDDTNEPFSKGPGGSGAKKSTTSKSETPVLDNFGIDITKLAEENNLDPIVGREREIERLAQILSRRKKNNPILIGEPGVGKSAIAEGLALRIISKKVSRILFDKRVVSLDIASIVAGTKYRGQFEERMKAILNELTKVNNVILFIDEIHTIVGAGGATGSLDAANMLKPALARGDIQCIGATTLDEYRQHIEKDGALERRFQKVMVEPTSMEETVEILNNIKSRYEDHHNVNYTEEALDACVKLTARYISDRYLPDKAIDALDEAGSRVHISNINVPDNILKLEEKIEKIKEDKILAVKSQNFELAADFRDKEKNFLQLLENEKVAWEKELATHRETVDEHKVAEVVAMMSGVPVQRIAQAEGKRLMNMEADLKNRVIGQDEAIQKIVRAIQRNRAGLKDPNRPIGSFIFLGPTGVGKTQLAKVLTTYLFDSIDSLIRIDMSEYMEKFSVSRIVGAPPGYVGYEEGGQLTEKVRRKPYSVVLLDEIEKAHPDVFHLLLQLLDEGRLTDSLGRSVDFRNTIIIMTSNIGTRQLKDFGRGVGFSTNQSAEKDNENAKYIIQKALKKAFAPEFLNRIDDVIMFNTLDKKHIHKIIDIEIKDLYKRVESLNYKLKISPAAKDFIAEKGFDPQFGARPLKRAIQKYLEDEMAEIIIKASITEGDTISVGFDKKNEKLLMRILSNKKELSK
- the gyrA gene encoding DNA gyrase subunit A; amino-acid sequence: MIEGEKIIRINIEEQMKSAYIDYSMSVIVSRALPDVRDGFKPVHRRVLYGMNDLGILSNRPYKKSARIVGEVLGKYHPHGDSSVYFTMVRMAQHWSLRYPLIDGQGNFGSVDGDSPAAMRYTEARMARIAEETLADLDKNTVDFQPNFDESLNEPTVLPTRIPQLIVNGASGIAVGMATNMPPHNLSDTIDATIAFIENNEITIDEIIEIIKAPDFPTGGIIYGYQGVKESYETGRGRIVIRGKAHIENENGREKIIVTEIPYLVNRAEMIQKTADLVNEKKIEGISNVNDESGREGMRVVYDIKRDAMSNVVLNKLYKYTQLQTSFNVNNIALVNGRPKMLNIKDLIFHFVEHRHEIVVRRTQYELEQAEKRAHILQGLIIASDNIDEVIAIIRSSATPDEARERLIEKFELTEIQARAIVDMRLRQLTGLEQDKLRAEYEDIMKQIEHLKEILADKSLRMDIIKEELLEVKKKYGDERRTEVVPNAEEFNPEDFYADDDMVITISHLGYIKRTPLTEFRTQGRGGVGSKGGSTRDEDFLEHIFIASMHNTLLLFTEKGKCYWLKVYQIPEGTRSSKGRAIQNILNIEPDDKVLTFIKVKTLADSEFINNNYIILATKKGIIKKTTLEAYSRPRQNGVNAITIKDGDQLLEARLTNGESEIMLAVRSGKAIRFNESIVRAIGRTASGVRGITLGNPNDEVIGMVCVNNGNEDILVISENGYGKRSKIDDYRITNRGGKGVKTINITEKTGDLIAIKSVSNDNDLMIITQYGLTIRLAVDSISVLGRATQGVRVINLKNEDRIASVARVTIEEEAEVENDSEIEDNQENSEEIDS